In the genome of Acidobacteriota bacterium, the window TAAGGGACATTCGCTACCACCGTCTGCGTTGGTCGCTGCGACGAATTTCGTCAATGTCGAAATCGCGCAACTGACTGCGATCTGAACGAGATTCCTCGGCTTCGCTTGCACCGGAAGCCCGGCGAACCAACCGAAGCGCCCCATCGCGAGACTTTTTGATTTCTCGCCGTCCGTCTTCAAATAGAATCTCGACCGCTGCGCCTCCTTCCAGTAACCTCGCTATTTCGCCATACGCGATGCCGGAGCCGAATACGTACGAAATTTCGTCGCCGACGCTGATTGTTTTTGGCTTATTTGAGCCTGTCATTGAAATTACCTCCGAAGAAAAATTTTTCAATACTGATTATACGGTTTGCCGTTTGGGTCTGCACCCGCCGCGCCGCTATGAGCATCAGTGATTCCTGGTTCCGAAGCAATTGTTTGCCTTTCGATGACCCACGTTTGATTGGATTGAGTGACCGGATCAACTGGAACCTCCCGTAAGTACTTTCGGTCAACTAAATCTTGTAGCGAGTTCGGAGGCTTTTTT includes:
- a CDS encoding type II secretion system protein G, which codes for MKMPSFNIVLLVVFSLVFAIAPGIPFYLEGKKRQKNQNVVLQQSLWALRRAIDFYSEDLKKPPNSLQDLVDRKYLREVPVDPVTQSNQTWVIERQTIASEPGITDAHSGAAGADPNGKPYNQY